One Nicotiana sylvestris chromosome 12, ASM39365v2, whole genome shotgun sequence genomic window carries:
- the LOC104235543 gene encoding uncharacterized protein, which produces MVKMFDYYRISRTKKFHLFSILSFALIVCIISFSDNLISNFSSSNSVVFVSKTNSQKPLKSTFVHKPLFYKKEEINEVSYIIKEEQEQEEVHVNLVAPYNLTEEERISWFRKKLPEFSILKSTRLSSQFNSRVNNFLITRSCSVQLFMTWISPASSFGKREFFALETLFKAHPKGCLIILSQTLDTSRGVKILRPLIQLGYKVLAVTPELSFLFNNTPVQSWFDDLKNGKKDPGEIPLAQNLSNLIRLAVLYKYGGVYLDTDFIILKDFSRLRNSIGAQSVGANGKWTRLNNAVLIFDKEHPLLYKFMEEFAFSFNGNKWGQNGPYLVSRVVEKLMISTNRDEFNFTVLPPIAFYPVDWIRISGFFMKFNSRSQSRWIEAKLLQLSGETYGVHLWNRQSNNMKIEQGSIIGRLISDHCLLCKDIYSS; this is translated from the coding sequence ATGGTGAAGATGTTTGACTACTACAGAATCAGTAGAACAAAAAAATTTCATCTTttttctattctttcttttgctttgattGTTTGTATTATCAGCTTTTCTGATAATCTCATATCTAATTTTTCTTCTTCCAATTCTGTTGTTTTTGTATCAAAAACTAATTCTCAAAAGCCACTTAAGTCAACTTTTGTACacaaacctttgttttacaaaaaGGAAGAAATTAATGAAGTATCATATATTATCAAAGAAGAACAAGAACAAGAAGAAGTGCATGTGAATTTGGTGGCTCCTTATAATCTtacagaagaagaaagaatttctTGGTTCAGAAAAAAGTTGCCTGAATTTAGCATATTGAAGTCAACAAGATTGTCAAGTCAATTCAATAGCAGAGTAAACAATTTCTTAATTACAAGAAgttgttcagttcaattattcATGACATGGATTTCTCCTGCTAGTTCTTTTGGAAAAAGGGAGTTTTTTGCATTGGAAACTCTATTCAAAGCCCATCCAAAAGGGTGTTTGATAATTTTGTCACAAACTTTGGATACATCTCGTGGTGTTAAAATCTTGAGACCCTTAATTCAATTGGGGTATAAAGTTCTTGCCGTTACTCCAGAGTTATCTTTTCTGTTCAACAATACGCCCGTACAATCTTGGTTTGATGACCtcaaaaatggtaaaaaagacCCTGGTGAAATCCCATTGGCTCAGAATCTATCCAATTTGATTAGGTTAGCGGTTTTGTACAAATATGGTGGTGTTTATCTGGACACGGATTTTATAATCTTGAAAGATTTTTCAAGATTGAGGAATTCAATTGGTGCACAAAGCGTAGGTGCAAATGGGAAGTGGACAAGATTGAATAATGCAGTGTTGATTTTTGATAAGGAACATCCACTTCTTTATAAGTTTATGGAGGAATTTGCTTTTTCTTTTAATGGGAATAAGTGGGGACAAAATGGTCCATATTTGGTTTCAAGAGTAGTAGAAAAGTTAATGATCTCAACAAATAGAGATGAGTTTAACTTTACTGTGTTACCACCAATTGCTTTTTATCCAGTTGATTGGATTAGAATATCAGGTTTTTTTATGAAGTTTAATTCAAGAAGTCAGTCAAGATGGATAGAAGCCAAATTGCTACAACTCAGTGGAGAAACTTATGGTGTGCACCTTTGGAATAGACAGAGtaataatatgaaaattgaacaaGGAAGTATCATAGGGAGATTGATTTCTGATCATTGTTTGTTATGTAAAGATATTTACAGTTCTTAA
- the LOC104220388 gene encoding cold-responsive protein kinase 1-like isoform X2, translating into MGFSCFGSFLQCKDNRETQVQELATNNVTLFSYNSLRSATGHFHPSNKIGGGGFGVVYKGVLRDGRSVAVKCLSAESKQGTRELLTEINMISNTRHPNLVQLIGCCVEGGNRILVYEYLENNSLASALLGSKGKCVPLDWPKRAAICLGTASGLAFLHEDAEPPIVHRDIKASNVLIDENLHPKIGDFGLAKLFPDNITHVSTRVAGTIGYLAPEYALLGQLTKKADVYSFGVLVLEIISGRSSSNAAFGEDLLVLVEWAWKLREEGRLLDLVDPELTEYPEAEVLRFIKVALFCIQAAYNHRPNMKQVIEMLSKDVKLNEKLLTEPGVYRPHSSKQSSYGSFLTSSSNGKEGVKSVNQFATTEFHSYQSVTEMIPR; encoded by the exons ATGGGTTTTAGTTGTTTTGGTTCTTTTCTGCAGTGTAAGGACAACAGAGAAACTCAAGTACAAG AACTTGCAACCAACAATGTGACGCTGTTTTCCTATAACTCATTGAGATCAGCGACAGGGCATTTCCATCCATCGAACAAAATAGGAGGAGGTGGTTTTGGAGTTGTCTATAAG GGAGTTTTGAGGGATGGAAGGTCTGTAGCTGTCAAATGTCTTTCTGCTGAATCAAAACAAGGGACCAGGGAATTGTTGACAGAGATTAATATGATCTCAAATACCCGACATCCAAATCTTGTTCAGTTGATTGGTTGTTGCGTAGAGGGTGGCAATAGAATATTGGTGTACGAATACTTGGAGAATAACAGCCTTGCCAGTGCTTTACTTG GTTCGAAAGGTAAATGTGTTCCCCTAGATTGGCCCAAGAGAGCTGCTATATGTTTGGGTACAGCATCTGGTCTAGCATTTCTTCACGAGGATGCGGAACCACCAATTGTTCATCGAGATATTAAGGCTAGTAATGTCCTTATTGATGAAAATCTTCATCCTAAAATTGGAGATTTTGGCCTTGCAAAGCTTTTCCCTGATAATATCACTCATGTTAGTACTCGAGTGGCTGGAACAAT AGGATATCTTGCTCCCGAGTATGCCTTGTTAGGACAGCTCACGAAAAAGGCTGATGTCTACAGTTTCGGGGTTCTTGTACTTGAAATTATAAGTGGCAGAAGCAGCAGTAACGCAGCATTTGGAGAAGATCTCTTGGTACTGGTCGAATGG GCATGGAAACTTAGAGAAGAAGGGAGGCTTCTAGATCTTGTTGATCCGGAGCTGACAGAGTATCCGGAGGCTGAAGTTCTACGCTTCATCAAAGTTGCTCTCTTTTGTATCCAAGCTGCTTATAACCATAGACCTAACATGAAACAAGTAATTGAAATGCTGTCTAAAGACGTCAAGCTAAATGAGAAGTTGTTAACTGAGCCAGGAGTCTATAGACCACATAGCTCTAAACAATCGAGTTATGGTAGTTTCCTGACTTCATCCTCCAACGGAAAGGAAGGCGTAAAATCTGTAAATCAATTTGCAACAACAGAGTTCCATAGTTATCAGAGTGTAACCGAGATGATACCAAGATAA
- the LOC104220388 gene encoding cold-responsive protein kinase 1-like isoform X1, whose translation MGFSCFGSFLQCKDNRETQVQGLELATNNVTLFSYNSLRSATGHFHPSNKIGGGGFGVVYKGVLRDGRSVAVKCLSAESKQGTRELLTEINMISNTRHPNLVQLIGCCVEGGNRILVYEYLENNSLASALLGSKGKCVPLDWPKRAAICLGTASGLAFLHEDAEPPIVHRDIKASNVLIDENLHPKIGDFGLAKLFPDNITHVSTRVAGTIGYLAPEYALLGQLTKKADVYSFGVLVLEIISGRSSSNAAFGEDLLVLVEWAWKLREEGRLLDLVDPELTEYPEAEVLRFIKVALFCIQAAYNHRPNMKQVIEMLSKDVKLNEKLLTEPGVYRPHSSKQSSYGSFLTSSSNGKEGVKSVNQFATTEFHSYQSVTEMIPR comes from the exons ATGGGTTTTAGTTGTTTTGGTTCTTTTCTGCAGTGTAAGGACAACAGAGAAACTCAAGTACAAG GATTAGAACTTGCAACCAACAATGTGACGCTGTTTTCCTATAACTCATTGAGATCAGCGACAGGGCATTTCCATCCATCGAACAAAATAGGAGGAGGTGGTTTTGGAGTTGTCTATAAG GGAGTTTTGAGGGATGGAAGGTCTGTAGCTGTCAAATGTCTTTCTGCTGAATCAAAACAAGGGACCAGGGAATTGTTGACAGAGATTAATATGATCTCAAATACCCGACATCCAAATCTTGTTCAGTTGATTGGTTGTTGCGTAGAGGGTGGCAATAGAATATTGGTGTACGAATACTTGGAGAATAACAGCCTTGCCAGTGCTTTACTTG GTTCGAAAGGTAAATGTGTTCCCCTAGATTGGCCCAAGAGAGCTGCTATATGTTTGGGTACAGCATCTGGTCTAGCATTTCTTCACGAGGATGCGGAACCACCAATTGTTCATCGAGATATTAAGGCTAGTAATGTCCTTATTGATGAAAATCTTCATCCTAAAATTGGAGATTTTGGCCTTGCAAAGCTTTTCCCTGATAATATCACTCATGTTAGTACTCGAGTGGCTGGAACAAT AGGATATCTTGCTCCCGAGTATGCCTTGTTAGGACAGCTCACGAAAAAGGCTGATGTCTACAGTTTCGGGGTTCTTGTACTTGAAATTATAAGTGGCAGAAGCAGCAGTAACGCAGCATTTGGAGAAGATCTCTTGGTACTGGTCGAATGG GCATGGAAACTTAGAGAAGAAGGGAGGCTTCTAGATCTTGTTGATCCGGAGCTGACAGAGTATCCGGAGGCTGAAGTTCTACGCTTCATCAAAGTTGCTCTCTTTTGTATCCAAGCTGCTTATAACCATAGACCTAACATGAAACAAGTAATTGAAATGCTGTCTAAAGACGTCAAGCTAAATGAGAAGTTGTTAACTGAGCCAGGAGTCTATAGACCACATAGCTCTAAACAATCGAGTTATGGTAGTTTCCTGACTTCATCCTCCAACGGAAAGGAAGGCGTAAAATCTGTAAATCAATTTGCAACAACAGAGTTCCATAGTTATCAGAGTGTAACCGAGATGATACCAAGATAA